The stretch of DNA GTCAACAGGTCTGGCTGTTTCTCTGATTGTCATGAGCAAGGGTAAAAGCTCTAGCTCAATGAGTTTGGACCAGTATCTTTTTGGCTCGATTGTGACTATCAGCGAAGAGCAGGTCATTTCCCTCTTTGTCATTGCGGCGGTTGTCTTGATTTTGACCTTCCTCTTCCTTCGTCCGATGTACATTTTGACCTTTGATGAGGATACGGCCTTTGTGGATGGCTTGCCTGTTCGTACCATGTCCATTCTTTTTAACATGGTGACAGGTGTGGCCATTGCCCTTATGATTCCAGCTGCGGGAGCTCTTCTGGTATCGACCATTATGGTCTTGCCAGCTAGTATTGCCCTGCGTCTGGGGAAAAACTTTAAATCGGTTATGCTGCTTGCCAGTGCTATTGGATTTTTGGGAATGGTAGCAGGACTTTACATTTCCTACTATGCAGAAACACCTGCAAGTGCAAGTATTACCATTATTTTTGTAACTGTCTTTTTACTCATTAGTTTAGTAAGACGTTTTATCAAATAGGAGATGAACATGAAAAAAATTAGCTTATTACTCGCCAGTCTATGTGCCTTGTTTTTAGTAGCTTGTTCTAATCAAAAGCAGGCAGATGGCAAACTAAATATTGTGACAACCTTTTACCCTGTCTATGAATTTACCAAGCAAGTCGCAGGAGATACGGCTAATGTAGAGCTCCTCATCGGTGCTGGGACAGAACCCCATGAATATGAACCGTCTGCCAAGGCAGTTGCTAAAATCCAAGACGCAGATACCTTCGTTTATGAAAATGAAAACATGGAAACATGGGTCCCTAAATTGCTAGATACCTTGGATAAGAAAAAGGTCAAAACCATCAAGGCGACAGGTGATATGTTGCTCTTGCCAGGTGGTGAGGAAGAAGAGGGAGACCATGACCATGGAGAAGAAGGCCATCACCATGAGTTTGACCCCCATGTTTGGTTATCACCAGTCCGTGCCATTAAACTTGTAGAGCACATCCGTGATAGCTTGTCAGCAGATTATCCTGATAAAAAAGAGACCTTTGAGAAGAATGCTGCTGCCTATATCGAAAAATTACAAGTCTTGGATAAGGCGTATGCAGAAGGATTGTCTCAAGCCAAACAAAAGAGCTTTGTAACGCAACACGCAGCCTTTAACTATCTCGCCTTGGACTATGGACTCAAACAAGTCGCAATTTCAGGCCTTTCTCCAGATGCCGAGCCATCAGCTGCTCGCTTGGCAGAATTGACAGAGTATGTCAAGAAAAATAAAATTGCCTATATCTACTTTGAAGAAAATGCCTCACAAGCTCTTGCTAACACACTTTCAAAAGAAGCAGGTGTCAAAACAGATGTCCTCAATCCTTTAGAAAGTCTGACAGAAGAGGATACCAAGGCTGGAGAAAACTACATCTCTATCATGAAGAAAAACCTCAAGGCTTTAAAACAAACAACAGACCAAGAAGGCCCAGCTATCGAACCTGAAAAGGCAGAGGATACCAAGACAGTTCAAAATGGTTACTTTGAGGATGCAGACGTCAAGGACCGCACCTTGAGTGACTATGCAGGTAACTGGCAATCAGTTTATCCTTTCCTTGAAGATGGAACCTTTGACCAAGTCTTTGACTACAAGGCTAAGTTGACTGGTAAGATGACTCAGGCTGAGTACAAGGCCTACTATACAAAAGGCTATCAGACAGATGTGACTAAGATTAACATTACTGATAACACTATGGAATTTGTTCAAGGTGGACAAAGCAAGAAATATACTTACAAGTATGTTGGTAAGAAAATCTTGACTTATAAGAAAGGAAATCGTGGCGTGCGCTTCCTCTTTGAAGCGACAGATGCGGATGCTGGACAATTCAAGTATGTTCAGTTTAGTGACCATAATATCGCCCCAGTTAAGGCAGAACATTTCCATATCTTCTTTGGAGGCACAAGCCAAGAAGCCCTCTTTGAAGAAATGGATAACTGGCCAACCTACTACCCAGATAACCTATCTGGCCAAGAAATTGCCCAAGAAATGTTGGCGCATTGATGAGAAACCGACTAGTTCATAGGAGCTAGTCGGTTTTTTGAAATAGGGGCTGATGTGTAGCCCATTTCATGTGTCGGCGGATAGCCTATAGCTGTTATCTTTGGTAGATGCAATTTTGTTTCAAGGAGCAGAGTGTCATATTGGAAAAGGATCTTATAAATAATAATCAAATTTCACTCCTTTTAAAAATATTTGTTAGATATTTCACAAATGATTGAAAACGAATACAAAAAGTAATATAATGATGTTAAATATATAGCGCGAAGGCGCAGGAGGAAAATTATATGGCTACATTTTATGTTCCGGCAGTCAACCTTATTGGAAAAGGTGTTGTAAATGAAGTGGGTCCTTATATCAAGGAACTTGGCTATAAAAAGGCGCTTTTGGTGACAGATAAGTTCATCGAAGGAAGTGACATTTTGCCTAAGGTTTTAAAACCGCTAGATGCAGAAGGAATTGAATATGTCATCTTTAGCGATGTAGAGCCAAACCCTACTTGTAAGAATGTCACAGATGGGGTAGCTGCTTTGGAAGAACATGGATGTGATTTTATCATCAGTCTTGGTGGGGGTTCTCCACAGGATGCAGCTAGTTGTATTTCTATCATAGCAACAAATGGTGGAAAACCACAGGATTATGAAGGGCTTCATAAGTCTGCTAAAAAAGGCTTGCCAGTTGTGGCTATCAATACAACCGCAGGAACTTCTGCAGAGATTACTATTAACTACGTGATTACTGATGAAGAACGCAAGGTTAAAATGGTAATGGTTGATAAAAATAGCCTTGCTCTTATCTCTGTTAATGACCCTGAATTGATGATTTCAAAACCTCAAGCCTTGACTGCTGCGACAGGTATGGATGCTCTGACTCACGCTGTTGAAGCTTTGGTAACACCTGGTGCTTATGATGTAACCAAGAAACTGTCTATTGGTGCTATTGAGCTTATCAAGGAATACCTTCCTCGCGCTGTAGCAAATGGACACGATATTGAAGCGCGTGAAGGTATGGTCAATGCTATTTTCCTTGGTGGTATGAGCTTTAACAATGCTGGTCTTGGTTATGTTCACTCAATGGCTCATCAACTCGGTGCAGTATATAACTTGCCACACGGTGTTTGTTGTGCCATGTTGTTACCAGTTATAGAACGTGAAAATGCTAAACGTGTACCAGAAGCTTTCCGCAATGTTGCTAAAGCCTTGGGACTTCATGTAGAAGGTAAATCAGATGAAGAGTGTGCCGACTATGCGATTGCTGAGATTGAAAAGCTTTCTGAGACAGTAGGTATTCCTAAGAAATTGACTGAACTTGGTATTGAAGAAAAAGATTTCGACTTTGAATACCTTTCTAAGAATGCCTTGATTGATGCATGCGCACCAGGAAATCCATTTATGCCAACCTTAGAAGAAACGATTGAGTTTTATAAAGAGTTGTTTTAGCAAGAGATTTGACGACAATGTGACAATTCACCTCTAATTATTGACATTTCAGGAAAAATCGCAGTAAAAACTGCACATCCTTCTTTAAATGTGCTATAATACAGAAAAAAAATAATGATGGAGGTCGTCGCGATGATAACAACATTTTTGATGATTTTTGTGGTGGTTTGTGTGCTCCTATTGGTGATAGTCACACTGAGTACAGTTTATGTGGTTCGTCAGCAGTCGGTGGCGATTATTGAACGCTTTGGGAAATTCCAAAAGGTTGCCAATAGCGGCATTCATATTCGCTTGCCTTTTGGGATTGACTCGATTGCAGCGCGGATTCAGTTGCGCTTGTTGCAAAGTGATATTGTGGTTGAGACTAAGACCAAGGACAATGTGTTCGTTATGATGAATGTAGCGACTCAGTACCGTGTTAATGAGCAGAGCGTGACAGATGCCTACTATAAACTCATGCGTCCAGAATCTCAGATTAAATCTTATATCGAAGATGCTCTTCGCTCTTCTGTTCCCAAATTAACCTTGGATGAATTGTTTGAGAAAAAAGATGAGATTGCCCTTGAAGTTCAACACCAAGTAGCAGAAGAAATGACTACTTACGGTTATATTATCGTGAAAACCTTGATTACCAAGGTCGAACCAGATGCAGAAGTCAAGCAATCCATGAATGAAATCAATGCGGCGCAGCGCAAGCGGGTCGCAGCGCAAGAATTGGCGGAAGCTGATAAGATTAAAATCGTCACTGCAGCTGAAGCCGAAGCAGAAAAAGATCGCCTCCATGGTGTGGGGATTGCCCAACAACGTAAGGCGATTGTGGATGGCTTAGCAGAGTCTATCACCGAACTCAAGGAAGCCAATGTTGGCATGACAGAAGAACAAATCATGTCCATCCTCTTGACCAACCAGTATTTGGATACCTTGAATACCTTTGCCTCTAAAGGAAATCAAACCATCTTTTTACCAAATACGCCAAATGGTGTGGATGATATTCGTACACAAATCTTGTCAGCTCTACGTGCTGAGAAGAAATAATAGACTAAAGAGCTTGGCAACAGGCTCTTTTTGCATTACCCTTGTAGCTTTGAGGAATAAATCCTCCTCTACAAATTATAGAATCTTTTCTGAGTATTTAGGGAGTGATGGAGGAAGTCTTGAAAGCGCTTTTGTTTTGTGCTATAGTCAACTATATCGATTCGTTTAAAGAGGAATGCTTGTATGAGAAGAGAAGAAGTTTTACGAAATCACTGGTTTTTTAACCAAGAGGTGGGGAAGGAAGAGGCCTTGGCGTCGGATTTTCAGAGGGAAAATTGGCAGGTTATTCAAGTGCCACATGACTGGAGTATTTACAATGATTTTGACCAGTATTCGCCAGCGCAAAATGAGGGTGGTCAGTTAAACGGGGGTCAGGCCTGGTATCGGACACAGTTTTACTTGGAAGAAGATGCCAGTCTTGTATCGGTGCGTTTGTTGTTTGACGGGGTTTACATGAATGCCCAAGTCTATATCAACGGGCAAGTGCTGGGTTATTATCCCAATGGCTACACACCTTTTTCTTATGATATCACGCCTTATCTAAGAAATGATGGGACGGCCAACCAGCTTGCAGTTTTTGTGGAAAATCAGCAACCTAGCAGTCGTTGGTACTCTGGTAGCGGTATTTATCGAGAAGTAAAATTATTGATTACAGATTCGGTACATCTGGATTTGTATGGGATTAAGATAGAAAGTCCCAAGCTCAAGGAACAAAGAGATGGATGGGTGGAAACTCAGCTTACAAGTAAGGTTTCAAATGATGGACCTCAGTCCGTGTCGGTGTATTTGGAGCAGAGTATCTGGTATGATGGACAACAGGTTTCAGACTGGCAGGCGACAGACTCTCTAGTAATTGAGTCTGGGGACAAATATTCTTTCAAACAAGCCATATCAATTTTTCACCCCTTGCTTTGGGATATTGACCACCCTCGTCTCTATCAATTGAAGACTCGCCTCTACAAAAATGGCATTTTGGTTGATGAAGAAGAGGAGACTTTTGGTTACCGTTATATGGATTGGCAAGCGGATAAGGGCTTCTTTCTCAATGGTCGCTGGTTGAAGATTCATGGGGTTTGTCTCCACCATGACTATGGAGCACTGGGAACTGTGGAAAACAGGTCAGCTGCCGAGAGACGCTTGCGCCAGATGAAGGAAATGGGGGTCAATGCTATTCGAATCACCCATAATCCAGCCAGTAGCATCTTGCTGGATGTGGCTGCTAAAATGGGGCTACTTATTCAAGAAGAAGCCTTTGATACATGGTATGGAGGCAAGAAAGAATATGATTATGGTCGCTTTTTTGAGGAAGAAGCGACTCATCCAGAAGCGAAAGCAGGCGATTTCTGGTCAGATTATGATTTACGCACCATGATTGAGCGTGGCAAGAACAATCCAGCTATCTTTATGTGGTCCTTGGGAAACGAAGTCAGTGAAGCAAATGGCGATGCTCATTCATTGAAGACTATCAAACGCTTGCTAGAAAGGGTTAAGGAGGTTGATGATAGCCGTTTTGTGACCATGGGAATGGACCAGTTCCGCTTCGGAGATGGTTCTGGAGGTCATGAAAAGATTGCTGATTTGCTGGATGTGGTGGGCTTGAATTACTCAGAAGACAATATTGATGGGATTCGCAAAAGACATTCCAAGTGGCGACTTTATGGATCTGAAACCTCATCGGCTATCCGAACGCGTGATAGCTATTTTCGCCCAGATAAGGAATGGGTTGGTGATAATCGCCGCGTGCGGAATTTTGAACAGTCAGACTATGGCAATGATCGGGTTCCTTGGGGGAAGACAGCGACGGCTTCTTGGATAGCAGATAGAAATCGGCTAGACTATGCGGGTCAGTTTATCTGGACAGGAGTGGACTATATCGGTGAGCCGACTCCTTGGCACAACCAAAATGACACACCTGTCAAGAGTTCCTATTTTGGGATCGTGGATACGGCAGGGATTCCTAAAAATGATTATTATCTCTATCAAAGTCAGTGGTTGGCACTAGATCAGCAGCCTATGGTTCATATCCTGCCCCACTGGAATTGGGAAATCCACAAGAGTTATCAACAAGTTGTGGATAAGTATGGGGATATCCCTGTTCGAGTGTATTCAAATGCTGGTTTTGTAGAGCTATTTCTCAATGGAAAATCTCAAGGTAGGAAGACTTTTCAGGAAAAATGGACTTCAGATGGCAGAAAATACCAAGAGGGAGAAGGTTCTGGCCAACTCTATCTCGAATGGCGTTTGCCTTATCAACCAGGAGAATTACATGCTGTAGCCTATGACCGTCAAGGTCAGATTGTAGCAGAAGATAGGGTGGTAACTGCAGGTAAGCCAGCCAAAATCGGGTTACATGCCGATAAATCACAACTGGAGCCAGATGGGCAAGACCTCCTCTATCTCTATTTTGATGTATTGGACAAGGATGGAAATTGGGTGCCGAGTGCTTCCAATCAGCTTCATTTTAAAATTGAGGGCCCTGCTCGCATTGTAGGTGTGGATAATGGCAGGCAGGCCAGTCGTGAACGTTATCAGGCTCAGAAAAATAGTCGGTTTAAGCGGAAAGCCTTCCATGGCAGAGGTGTACTTTTGGTTCAGAGCTTGGAGCAGGCAGGCCAAGTAAGAGTAAAGGCCAGTGCCAGAGGGCTAGAGCCAGCAAGTTTTGATATCTTAGTGGGAGAGGCTTTGGCTACCCAACCAGTGAAAAATAAGAGCTTGTTTGAGATTCGAGTGGACAAGCAGGCAGGATTACAAGAAGGGGATTCCCCAGCGATTGGACTTTATCCACAAATTGTGGATAACCCTGTGAACAAGGTGGGGAATAGTGAAGTGATTTGGGAGACGAGTGGTAGTGCCCACGCCATTATCAAGCAGGGAGTGCTTTATTGCTTGTCTGCAGGCGACTTGGCTATTCGCGCCATTTATCAAGGAAAGACCTATCAAACTCATTTGCAGGTGGCAGAAAATACTTCGCTAGGCCGAGCAGTTTCTGTAAGACCACTTCGCTTGTATACAGCTAAGGGGACTTATCCACAGTTTCCATCATCGATCTTGGTGGACTATGAGTTCGGTAGTGCAAAACGAGTCAAGGTTGTTTGGGAGGAGATTCCTGAAGAAGCTTTGGCAAGATTTCATGAGTTTACAGTATCTGGTCAGCTAGAAGGTCTGAATTTAAAGGCTTCTGCTCAGGTTTGTGTTCAAGGGATTTGCGCTATTGAGCCTGAGAGGGTTTGGACGCTTGTCAAGGAACCCCCACACTTACCAGATCGAGTCAAGCTAGTCTTATCAGATGGCAGAAGAGATACGGCCAAGGTGACTTGGAATGAACTCGATCCTCAAGTCTATGCTCAGGTAGGAGAATGCGTTCTCACAGGACAGGTAGTGGGCTGTGAGTTGCCAGCAACAGTCACCATTCATGTGACAGATGCTAGTGTAGATGGAGAAGTTATTTCCAATCAGTGGACAGGGTC from Streptococcus mitis encodes:
- a CDS encoding metal ABC transporter permease, whose protein sequence is MLSLLSYDFMQRAFLAVIAMSLFSPVLGTFLILRRQSLMSDTLSHVSLSGVAFGLVLGISPTISTIAIVLIAAVFLEYLRTVYKNFMEIGTAILMSTGLAVSLIVMSKGKSSSSMSLDQYLFGSIVTISEEQVISLFVIAAVVLILTFLFLRPMYILTFDEDTAFVDGLPVRTMSILFNMVTGVAIALMIPAAGALLVSTIMVLPASIALRLGKNFKSVMLLASAIGFLGMVAGLYISYYAETPASASITIIFVTVFLLISLVRRFIK
- the adcA gene encoding zinc ABC transporter substrate-binding lipoprotein AdcA; this translates as MKKISLLLASLCALFLVACSNQKQADGKLNIVTTFYPVYEFTKQVAGDTANVELLIGAGTEPHEYEPSAKAVAKIQDADTFVYENENMETWVPKLLDTLDKKKVKTIKATGDMLLLPGGEEEEGDHDHGEEGHHHEFDPHVWLSPVRAIKLVEHIRDSLSADYPDKKETFEKNAAAYIEKLQVLDKAYAEGLSQAKQKSFVTQHAAFNYLALDYGLKQVAISGLSPDAEPSAARLAELTEYVKKNKIAYIYFEENASQALANTLSKEAGVKTDVLNPLESLTEEDTKAGENYISIMKKNLKALKQTTDQEGPAIEPEKAEDTKTVQNGYFEDADVKDRTLSDYAGNWQSVYPFLEDGTFDQVFDYKAKLTGKMTQAEYKAYYTKGYQTDVTKINITDNTMEFVQGGQSKKYTYKYVGKKILTYKKGNRGVRFLFEATDADAGQFKYVQFSDHNIAPVKAEHFHIFFGGTSQEALFEEMDNWPTYYPDNLSGQEIAQEMLAH
- a CDS encoding iron-containing alcohol dehydrogenase, translating into MATFYVPAVNLIGKGVVNEVGPYIKELGYKKALLVTDKFIEGSDILPKVLKPLDAEGIEYVIFSDVEPNPTCKNVTDGVAALEEHGCDFIISLGGGSPQDAASCISIIATNGGKPQDYEGLHKSAKKGLPVVAINTTAGTSAEITINYVITDEERKVKMVMVDKNSLALISVNDPELMISKPQALTAATGMDALTHAVEALVTPGAYDVTKKLSIGAIELIKEYLPRAVANGHDIEAREGMVNAIFLGGMSFNNAGLGYVHSMAHQLGAVYNLPHGVCCAMLLPVIERENAKRVPEAFRNVAKALGLHVEGKSDEECADYAIAEIEKLSETVGIPKKLTELGIEEKDFDFEYLSKNALIDACAPGNPFMPTLEETIEFYKELF
- a CDS encoding SPFH domain-containing protein; translation: MIFVVVCVLLLVIVTLSTVYVVRQQSVAIIERFGKFQKVANSGIHIRLPFGIDSIAARIQLRLLQSDIVVETKTKDNVFVMMNVATQYRVNEQSVTDAYYKLMRPESQIKSYIEDALRSSVPKLTLDELFEKKDEIALEVQHQVAEEMTTYGYIIVKTLITKVEPDAEVKQSMNEINAAQRKRVAAQELAEADKIKIVTAAEAEAEKDRLHGVGIAQQRKAIVDGLAESITELKEANVGMTEEQIMSILLTNQYLDTLNTFASKGNQTIFLPNTPNGVDDIRTQILSALRAEKK
- a CDS encoding sugar-binding domain-containing protein → MRREEVLRNHWFFNQEVGKEEALASDFQRENWQVIQVPHDWSIYNDFDQYSPAQNEGGQLNGGQAWYRTQFYLEEDASLVSVRLLFDGVYMNAQVYINGQVLGYYPNGYTPFSYDITPYLRNDGTANQLAVFVENQQPSSRWYSGSGIYREVKLLITDSVHLDLYGIKIESPKLKEQRDGWVETQLTSKVSNDGPQSVSVYLEQSIWYDGQQVSDWQATDSLVIESGDKYSFKQAISIFHPLLWDIDHPRLYQLKTRLYKNGILVDEEEETFGYRYMDWQADKGFFLNGRWLKIHGVCLHHDYGALGTVENRSAAERRLRQMKEMGVNAIRITHNPASSILLDVAAKMGLLIQEEAFDTWYGGKKEYDYGRFFEEEATHPEAKAGDFWSDYDLRTMIERGKNNPAIFMWSLGNEVSEANGDAHSLKTIKRLLERVKEVDDSRFVTMGMDQFRFGDGSGGHEKIADLLDVVGLNYSEDNIDGIRKRHSKWRLYGSETSSAIRTRDSYFRPDKEWVGDNRRVRNFEQSDYGNDRVPWGKTATASWIADRNRLDYAGQFIWTGVDYIGEPTPWHNQNDTPVKSSYFGIVDTAGIPKNDYYLYQSQWLALDQQPMVHILPHWNWEIHKSYQQVVDKYGDIPVRVYSNAGFVELFLNGKSQGRKTFQEKWTSDGRKYQEGEGSGQLYLEWRLPYQPGELHAVAYDRQGQIVAEDRVVTAGKPAKIGLHADKSQLEPDGQDLLYLYFDVLDKDGNWVPSASNQLHFKIEGPARIVGVDNGRQASRERYQAQKNSRFKRKAFHGRGVLLVQSLEQAGQVRVKASARGLEPASFDILVGEALATQPVKNKSLFEIRVDKQAGLQEGDSPAIGLYPQIVDNPVNKVGNSEVIWETSGSAHAIIKQGVLYCLSAGDLAIRAIYQGKTYQTHLQVAENTSLGRAVSVRPLRLYTAKGTYPQFPSSILVDYEFGSAKRVKVVWEEIPEEALARFHEFTVSGQLEGLNLKASAQVCVQGICAIEPERVWTLVKEPPHLPDRVKLVLSDGRRDTAKVTWNELDPQVYAQVGECVLTGQVVGCELPATVTIHVTDASVDGEVISNQWTGSNLPLVFASHSEPNHPASYLNDKVIARKKSTANTWITKSEQASVGILFGDAGILKPRFVDNVTLYYVENQEYLAVEPSFIDYYVGNEPTLPRTPNHLDKDSLLKQEENWRPVSAIRKVSSDKDEELRFEFDKVETYALRLRFEKLVNPLALTELQVHAKKVKKNVDRK